Below is a window of Pirellulales bacterium DNA.
TTGGGCAGCCCGGTGGTCGGGGCGAACTGTCGCGCCTCGCCTCGCCGGCTTGAAACTACAGCGCGGCTTCGTGGCAGTATCCGAGACCCTTTCGAACCAGGAATACGCCTTTCTCTGGGACGTCGTTTTCGAGCGCCACCCGAAGGGACAATACTATCGTGGCAAGTTCGAGCAAGCGGGCACGCCGGTGCCAGCCAAGTCGCTCTTGCAAGATCTGTTCAAAGAGCAACACACCGCCCTGGTGCTCGACGAGTTTCAGACCTGGTTCGACGGACTGCGCGACGAGCCGGGCGACGAGGGCCGCAAGCTGCGGCATTGGGCGTTCAATTTCATCCAGATTCTGTCGGAGTTGGCGAAAGAGCGCCCCGATCTGCTTTGTCTTGTCGTCTCGGTACGCGACAACACGACCGAGGCCTACCGGCAAATCCATCGCGATGCCCCGATTCTGGTCGACTTCAAGGGCGAAACGGCCCGCGAAGATCGCAAACGGCTGCTCCTGCACCGCTTGTTCGAAAACCGTGCAAACTTCTCTGATGCCGAGGTCGAGCAGGTCGTGGAAACGTATGCCCGCGAACGATGTCGGCTGCTGTTTGGCGATCATGGCCAGGACCACGCCCGCTTGCGGCGCGAGGTCGTGGACTGCTGGCCCTTCGTGCCGGAGTTGCTCACGCTGCTTGAAGACCGCATTCTGATGGCGGCTGCCGCGCAGGACAAACGCGACATGATCCGCATCCTGGCTGAGGTGTTCCGTGCCCGCGGCGCCAGCATGCCCCTGCTCACGGCCGCCGATTTCCATGTTGACGACGATGCTTGCGGCGTGACTTCGCTTTTGGATTCTTTTGCGACGACCGCCGATCAGGAACAGTTGCGCGTCAAAGCCCAGCGCAACCTGGAAGCGATTCGCGTCGCCGGTGTCGTTGCTCCGCACGCTCGCGAAGTCATCAGCAGCCTGTGGATGCGCTCCATGGGTGAATCGCAAGAGCTAGGCGGAACTCGCAACGAAGTCCAACTCGACATCACGCGCGAGGCACCGGTCGACGACAACGCCTTTACCGCGGAACTGGCAGCGATCGTCGACAATAGCTTCAACATCCACCCCGTGGGGGCGCAACAGAAACGCTATTGCTTCAAACTACCGGAAAACCCCGGCGCCAAGCTGAAGGCCTCGGCGCGAAACGACCGCCTGTTCGATCCCGGCACGGCCACGGCGCCCGGCCTGTTGCCGGTGCGGCGCGATCAAGAATTTGTGCGGCAGGTGCTGAGCTACGTTCTCAAGTCGCCCGATGGAGCCAACGAACAGCCGAACGTTCCGATTGTGCTCGACCCAAATTGGCAGCGCGCGCCGTGGGCCAACGTGAAGCAAGACGAACAACCGGCCAAATGGCACGAGCATGGAAACCCGGTGCTGATCGCCTTGCCGGAGCCGCCGGCCGAACTCTCGGCCACGCTTGGCCCCTGGTTGGTGACCAACGTCCCGGTCAATCGCAACATGGTTCGCTTCCTGCTGCCCAAGGCGGGCGCTGCCAGCATTTACGATGACAAGGATCTGCTGATTACGGCCCGCTGCGCGCTGTTGGCCAAGGAATGGAAAGAGAGCGACACGCATTACGCGGAGTTGCACCGCCGCTATGAGACCGAACTCAAGAAAGGGCTCGGCGAGCGTTACGACCGCTACGCCCTTCTTGACCGTTGGGATTTTCAGAACCCGGCCAACTGCACCTTCCACGAAGAGAAGCACCGAGCGACGGGCGGCAAGATTCCCAAGGCGGTCGAAGAACACGTGCGGCTCAACTATTTCGCGCCCGAAGACTTCGAAGCGTTCGCCCTGGCCGTCGCCGGACGAAACGAGACGATGCGACAGTTATTGGCCTTGTTGCGCAACGAGCCGTTGCCGGGCAAAACGGCGATTCCCTATTTGGGCGAAGCGGCGGTCTACGAGCAAGTGCTGCGCGTCGCCGCCCGCGGCAAGATCATCCTCAATGTCGGCGGAAAATGGTTGAGCCGAAACGGGAACGAAAGCGAAGACGAGGCGTTCAGCCATCTTAAGCAACGCGGCTTCCGCACGGGCACGGAAATGTACGGCGTCCAGCTCGGCGACCCCAGCCAGAAGAGCGGCGGCGGAGTTGTGGTCGTCGTCGGTGAACAGCCAACCGGCTTGCAGCCCGGCCAGCAACCGTTGTGGACGACAACGGAGCCATCCCCCGTTACCGGGCCGAGCGCTGGTTCGTCCGCAGTCGTCGTCGCTCCTCTGACCGTTCCAGCGCTGCCAGCGGGCGGCGTTCAACCGGCTGGCGTGTTGCCAAATGGCAATGGCTCTACGACGGTCGTCGTCGCCGCGCCGGTCATTCACCGTTCGTTAGGCGCCAAATCGGGCATCAACCTCCTCGGCGACCTCGAGCGCTGGGCGCTGCCCGACGGCCAGCGCGTGATACAGGCATCGCTGACGATCAGCGGCGCTACCGTCAAGGAGTTGCGAGAACTTTGTTCCAGGATCCCTGCCAAGATCGTCGCCGAACTGCAGATAACTCTGCCGCCTGAGGGGGATGCAGGGCCGTGACGACATCGAGCGAGACCACGCGCGGCGGTTTGCCGGAAGGCGATGCTTGGCGCGAACTAATCCTGGGCCGGGCCGGCAACGTTGCCGACGGCGGTTCGACATGGCGGTCGATCTTCGCGCGGCTGAAGCAGCTTGCGCTGGCCACGACAGACCCTCTGACGTTGCACAGGGAATTGGTCGTGCCCGATTGTCTGCTGGCCGAATCAGCTTGGGATCTTTGGGAGCAGTTCCGCCCGGCCGCGCCATCGGCAATCGACCAACTTAAGCAATTCTGGGCGGCCGGCTCGGCCACGGGCACGGCGGTCTTGATTCTCGACGGACTTTCGCTCCGCGAACTTCCGTTGATCGTCGCCGCCGCGACCGACCGGGGCATCGCGCCGTTGCGGGTCGAAGTGCGGGCTGCTGAGGTGCCGACAGAAACGGACCAATTCGCTTCAGCCCTAGGCATCGCGGGACGGTCGAAGCTCTTTAACAACAAGGCACCGGCGGGATTCATTTTTGCCGGTTCCGACGTGTACACCGACGTCCTCGACAGCCCGTTTGCCGATTGCGTGGCTTCGGTTCCTGCCAGCCCGCGGCTGTTTATTTGGCACAAATGGCCCGACGAGCCGCTGATTCATCTCCATGAGGATAAGCAGGACGGGCCGGCCATTGTCGCCGACACGACGCGCAAGGAGCTTTCTTCCGACGGCTTTTGGTCGTTCGTCGATCGACTCCGCCAAGGGCGGCGACTGGCAATCACCTCCGACCACGGCTACGCGGTAAGCAAACTTTTTTCCAGCGAAGTGACCGACAAGGAAATCGTCAAGCTGCTGCGTGAAACCTTCGGCGCGAAGCGTTGTGCCAAGGTACGCCCTGACCGTCCCTGGCCCCGTTGCCACTTGCCGCCGTTGGTATGTCAGTACGGCGACTGGCTGGTTGTCATGGGCCAGCGCAAATGGGCCTCGCCAGGCGGGTTCCCTAACCTCTGCCACCGCGGGCTGTCGTTGCTTGAAGCGGCGGTGCCTTGGGTGGAATTGCCGCCGTTGTAGTACGATAATGAATTCACACGGTCCGTGGTGGCGAATCGGCTCAGTCATCACCTTCAATTGTCGTCGGAGAGCCGTTTCTTTATTATCCGCAGCAACCGCGTTAGAACGACGTCATTAAGGGTTTCACAGGGGCGCCAATATGGCCAAAGTCGACCGACTAGCAAAGCTGTTTCACGCGTTGGCGCACGGCGATAATGCGCGGGCCGAACAGGTCGCTGCCGACATATGCGCGGACGAGGAGCAACGAGGGCACCGCTCCGCGGCGCGTCTGCTTCGCGGCGCATTAAGGAAAAACGGCAACGGAGTCGTGCGATTCAGCCAACCGTTAGACGCGCCGTCGGAAGCGTCATTGCAGCCTCTCTTGCCAAACGCCGCGCTGACTGCGCTATCCCATACGATCGGCCTCGCTGACGTTGTGCTGAAAAAGCGGTGGCGTGACGAACTCGACGGATTTGTCCGCGAGTGGCGGCAACGGTCGGTGTTGCAACAACGCGGAATTCGGAGAAGGACGAAGCTCTTCTTTTATGGTCCACCGGGTTGTGGCAAGAGCTTAACCGCGCGTGCGTTGGCCAAGGAACTCGGGTTGCCAATCTACGTTGTTCGCTTCGACGGGGTGATTGGTGCGTATTTGGGTCAAACCGCCATTCACCTACGTCAATTGTTCCATTTTGCGGAATCGGTTCCGTGCATCTTGTTGTTCGATGAGTTAGACGCCTTGGGTAAAAAACGAGGCAATCCTCTGGACGTAGGCGAGTTGGACCGAATTGTTATCGCCTTAATGCAAGAGTTGGAGCACACATCGCCAAGCGGTGCGATCATCGCCACTTCAAATTTGCCGCGCCACGTTGACGACGCACTTTGGCGTCGGTTTGACCTGGCGGTCCAGTTCCCTTCCCCGACCAAGGCCGAGCTACAGGCATTCGGCAAAAGCATCGCGACGACCCATCAGATAAGCTTTGGGCCTAGAATCAAACGACGCATCGCCACTGCCAAGAGTTTTGCCGAAGCGGAGAAGCTAGTCGAGGCCGAAGCGCGGCGAATGGCGCTGAGCGAGGGATAACGGTAGCCATGCCAAAAAGCCATGATCAGGTCACGCCAAAGACCTACTTCCTCAATGAGCAGCATGAGCTTCCTCACGATGAGAAGAGAGGCGGCGGACAACTACCCAAGTTCGCCAACATCGACTGGGCCGCTAAGGGCGAGACTCTCAACCAAACGCTCAACGCCGCTGTCCAGAGACTCGATGGATCTAAAGACCCGTTGCGTAGAGAGCGGTATTTTCTTTTGGCGGCACCAGCACCGGTGGAAAAGACGTCAACCGATAAGAAGAAAGCGCCGGATGGAACATTCGTCGAACCAACCGATTTTTCCAGGACACAATCACGGGTCTTCGGAAGGCTTGGGTTAGACCTCATTGAGGTGACCGACGACGGTCGAGCGGTGGTTCATGCGAAGGCCGAACGCTTGGAACAGTTGAAGCTCTGGTCGGGCTCTTTGGATCAACTTGGCGCCAGGGAACAAGCGCGCTGGGCGACGCTCGATTCATTTGACACGATTCCGCCCGACTTGCGGATCGACTCGCAATGGTGGCAGTCGCTGAAGAAAAAGTTGCCCGTCGACGCGCTCGTTGAACTTCAACCTCTGTTGACCCGGTCCGAGGTTGAACGCGTCATGCGCTCGATCGCTGATCTATTGCTCGATAAGCAGCAGGAGAAACTTACTGCAACGGGTAGCGATTTATCGGGGCGGTTTTGGTTGCGAGGTTCAATCAGTCCGGAATCCCTACGCGAAATTGCAAACGAATTCTTCTCAGTTCAATCGCTCCATCCGCCCCTCTATTCGATGGCTGCCGCGATAAGCCGCTCGCGATCGGCGGCCAGCGCCGCGCTGGCGCCGCCGACGGCGATCGATGTGTCGACGCTTCCATCCATTGGCGTGCTCGATTCAGGCGTCCCAGATGGCCATGTGCTGCTCGCGCCGTATCGCCGCGGAACCGTTGTTGGGCCAACGTCAATTGGGCGAGCGGTTGGCGACCACGGTTCGAAAGTTGCATCGCGTATCGTCTTCGGCGAGCAGGATTTTTCAGGCGGCGTAAACGCGGTGGCCGGAAGTTGCAGATTTCTTGACGTCCAGGTTTCAATGGGACATGGGCAATATGATGACAAGGGGATACTCGATGCGCTCGTGACGGCGATTCGCGCCCATCCCGATGTTCGCGTCTTCAATTTGAGCCTGGCGGACCAGCAACCTGTCGACAGCTATACCCCAGTCGAAAGACGCGAGCGCTTGCGCTCGCTGCAAGACCTTGACTGCCTGGTTTTTGAAACCGATGTGGTGGTCGTGGTCGCTGCGGGAAACACGCTGGCCGGCGTGGTGCCGACTCCCGCCTACCCGGACCATGTTGAGGTCCAGGACTGGCGCCTTGGCGTGTGGGCATCTGGCTTTAATACTCTTGTTTGTGGTTCATATGTCGGTCGCCTTGGCATCGGCGGTCTGGCACAACTCGGTTGGCCGAGCCCGTTCACCCGCATAGGTCCAGGGATCGCTGGCGCGCCAGTTCCGGGATATTCGGCTGCTGGCGGCAATTCCAACGCAGCCCATCGGTTTGTGCCAGGGCTCGGTGAATGGGTATGCACCGACGTTGGGCGTTGGGAAGACCACTCGGGTACTTCCTTCGCCGCCCCCTTGCTGGCGCGTGAGGCTGCGTTCGGCTTCGACCTGCTACAGCATTACTGCCAGCAAGGAGCGAGACCGTTCGGTGTTACGCTCAAGGCTTTTCTCGCTCTTGCGGCAATAAGCCCGCAGGTACCGGCGCATGTTCAGCCGCTCACCCAACGCACGCTTGGGCGAGGAGCGACGAGCGCCGCACGATTGCGAACACCAGATCCCAATCGTGCGGTAATGCTTTGGCAAGGCACCATCGATGGTCCAAGCGATGAGGTAAGCGTTCAGTTGCCGATTCCGAGCGACTGGTTGAACGACGCGCAAAAGCCTGTGCTGCGGCTCATTGCCTGTTGGGACCCGCCCGTCAATGAAGCCGCACGCGGAATTTGGGCGTCTCGGCGGGTTTCAACAAAATTGCGACGAGGGCCGGACGAGAAAGCTGAGCGCGGCGGCAGAGGTAATCATGTGAGCTATCCCCTGCTTGAACGCAGTTATGACCTACAGAAAGCTGTCGGCCTGACCTCCATCGATGGCGACATTTGGCTTGTGGAACTGGCATACGATGAGATTGCCGATTACCGCGCCGGAACAGATTTCACGCCCCAACAGCGCGTGGCATTCGCGGCTGAATTGTGTGACCTGGGGGAGAATCCAACCAGTCCGCAGGCAGCCATGCAAGCGCTGCCAATAGCTGCAACAATGCAACGACTCAGCGTGCCACCGGCGGCGGTTCGCGCTCCGATAGTCCTTAAATCGCGCTTTTAGCAGATTAGTATACGGCACAGATGGCCAAACCCAAAGCCGCTCCTGACCAGCTCACCTTTCCGGGCGTCGAACTCGACTCGCAAGACAAGTTCGATTTCGCACTGCCCGGCGGACGGCGCGCTGCGCGGCGAGCTGACGAAGACGACGAAAGCCATCTGCCGCCGAATCTGGGGCAGCCGGTCAAGCTGCTGGTGCCGGACTTCTCGGATCCGAATCGGCCGAAGACGTGCTTGGAGGTCGATTTCCCGATCGTGCCGATCAACGCGCTGTCGATCCTGGAAGGGAACGCGGGCAAGCCGATCTACCAGATGAGCAAGTGGTGGGCGCGCAGGCGGAGCTGTGTCTTCAGGGCAATGCTCATCGCCGCGGCTACGCAAGCGCCGTTTCGCAAACATCCCGATGGTTCGCCGGTGCTCGACGAAAATGGCCGGCCGCTGCCCGACGATACCGAGGCGGCCAAGGCCGTCTGGGACGTTTATTATGCCAACCATCAGGCCGGCGGCAACTTCAAGCACCTCAAAGTGCTCGACTGCTTCATGGGTGGTGGCACCACGCTCGTCGAAGGCTCGCGGCTGGGCTTCCAGGTGACCGGCGTCGATCTCAATCCGGTCGCCTGGTTTGTCGTCAAGAACGAGCTGGCCTGCACCGATCCGGCCGAAGTCAAAGCCTTTTTCGCTTCGATCGAGGCCGAAGTCAAGCCGCTCATTCAGCCGTTTTATGTGACCGATTGCCCGCGGGGACATAAGGGGACGTGGTTCGACGTGGCGACCGGCAAGCCGGTCGAGGAGGATGGACTCGGCGAATCTCTGCTCTGTAGGGAACGCCCTCCGTGGCGTTCCGCGAGCCCCGCGGCGGCGTCGAGCCCCACGCCGCGAAACGCCACGCCGCGGAACGCCACGGAGGGCGTTCCCTACAGAGAAACCGAAGAGGCACTGGGAAGGCCATCCTCCCAACGCTTCGATCCCGCCACGCTGCCGCCGGAAGAGCGCAAGCGATACCGCTACGAAGGCCCCGAAATCATCTATACCTTCTGGGCCAAGCACGGGCCTTGCACCAAGCCGGGCTGCGGCCACCGCACGCCCGTATTTCGCTCGCCGGTGATCGCCGAGAAAAAGCTGGGCGTGAAATACATTCCGCTCACGTGCAAGTCGTGCAAGACGCGGTTCCACGCCGAACTGGGAAGTGCCCGCATGGCGCCGGCGGCCGAGCGCGTGGTGCTCGACAGCGAAGAGCCGTTCACGGAGCTTTCGCAGCCCTTTGCCCGGTTGCTGGCGGAATACGGACAGGGGAACAAAGACGACAAGCGGGCCCGCGCGGCGGAACTGTTCGGCATGGTCGAAAGCGAGCCGGGGCTGCGCTGCCCCAAGTGCGGCGCGTTTGCCGGGCAATATCTGCGCGACGTGTTGAACAACCATCGCCAGGCCCAGACTGCCAAGGCGATCGACAAAAAGGATCTCAAGATCGAGCCTGCCCGCAACAGCACGAAGCCGGTTTATTGCTACCTGCTGATTCACCCCGACTGGCTGCAAGGCTCGCCCGGCACGCTCGACGGCGAAGAGGTGGGCGGCTACGCCGACGCGCCGGTCGAGGCCACGGCCCGCTGGTATCGTGAGCGCTTGAAGAATCTCTCGCTGATCGAGGTCCGCGGCCGCATTCGGCTGGCCGACGACAGTTCTCTGCGCGACGCGACCGACGCTGTGGAGGCGGCCGAAGCGGACGAAACAGCAGAGAGTGACGTGGAGCCCGAAGCCGAAGACCGCAAGACCTACGGCCTGCCGCGGTTTATCACGCTGGCCGACGGCCGGAAGATCGATACCCGCAAGACGACGTTCATCCGCAAGGCCACGATCGCCTGTCAGTCATGCGGGCAGCCCGACGGCATCATCGAGGCGCTGCGGCGCGCCAAGCACAGCGCGCCGCTGGCGCCCTACGCATTGCAGTGCTTTTGCCCGCAGTGCAAAGCCGAGGGGCACGTCTACGATGGGCGTTACTTCACTGCCCCGACGAAAGATGACACTCATCGGCTGACCGCCGCCATGAATGAATGGGACGGCGAGAAAAATGGCGTGCTCGCGCCGTATTGGCCGACGGATGAGATCCCGTATGGCTGGCAAACCCATTACTGGAGCATCGGGGATCACGGTTATACGCACTGGTATCGCTTTTTCAACCCGCGTCAGCTTCTAACCCACGCGAGCCTGTTGCGGTCGATCGCACGAAATCCAAATGCGCCAAGCGCGGTGCGCGACCAGGCTCTTGGAGCGCTGGAACAGTATCTGCGAAATCAGAACATGTACTGCATCTGGGACGTCTCTCGCGACTGCATGGCGCCGTTTTACTCCAACAATCACTTCGTGCCCAAGCATCTCGTTGTCGAGAATAGCGTCTTTCCAATGCTGGGACGCGGCAACTGGCAATCATGCACCGAAAAGGTCATCGAAGGTCTGGCGTGGGCCAACCAACCGTGGGAACCGTATCTCGCCACGAGCGACGGTTCTTCGGTGAGCGGCAAGGTCGAGCCGGGGGACGCCGTGCGGCCTGGCGGCGCCACCATCACCTGCGGATCGTCGAGCGACATGCCGGCGATCGCCGGTCGGTCCGTGGACCTCGTGATCACCGACCCGCCGTTCGGCGACAACTTCATCTATTCGGAGATGGCCAACTTCTTCTATGCCTGGCTGCGGCTGGGCTTGAAGGAACGACGTCCGGACGTGTTTGCGCCGGCCGCTTCGCCGTTCGCCCAGGAAGCCGTGAAGAACGTGGCCCATCACCACGCCGACGCCGATCAGTTCTATAAGACGATGATGACGGCGTGCTGGGCGGAGTGCGTGCGCGTGCTGAAAGACGCGGGCTTGCTCGCCTTCACGTTCCACCACAGCGAGGACAGCCAATGGGTGATCGTGTTGGAGAGCCTGTTCGACGCCGGGCTGATCCTGGAGGCCACCATTCCCATTGCCAGCGATGAATCGAAAGGTGAAGGCGCGGCCTTTGGATCGAAAAAGATCG
It encodes the following:
- a CDS encoding ATP-binding protein translates to MAKVDRLAKLFHALAHGDNARAEQVAADICADEEQRGHRSAARLLRGALRKNGNGVVRFSQPLDAPSEASLQPLLPNAALTALSHTIGLADVVLKKRWRDELDGFVREWRQRSVLQQRGIRRRTKLFFYGPPGCGKSLTARALAKELGLPIYVVRFDGVIGAYLGQTAIHLRQLFHFAESVPCILLFDELDALGKKRGNPLDVGELDRIVIALMQELEHTSPSGAIIATSNLPRHVDDALWRRFDLAVQFPSPTKAELQAFGKSIATTHQISFGPRIKRRIATAKSFAEAEKLVEAEARRMALSEG
- a CDS encoding S8 family serine peptidase encodes the protein MPKSHDQVTPKTYFLNEQHELPHDEKRGGGQLPKFANIDWAAKGETLNQTLNAAVQRLDGSKDPLRRERYFLLAAPAPVEKTSTDKKKAPDGTFVEPTDFSRTQSRVFGRLGLDLIEVTDDGRAVVHAKAERLEQLKLWSGSLDQLGAREQARWATLDSFDTIPPDLRIDSQWWQSLKKKLPVDALVELQPLLTRSEVERVMRSIADLLLDKQQEKLTATGSDLSGRFWLRGSISPESLREIANEFFSVQSLHPPLYSMAAAISRSRSAASAALAPPTAIDVSTLPSIGVLDSGVPDGHVLLAPYRRGTVVGPTSIGRAVGDHGSKVASRIVFGEQDFSGGVNAVAGSCRFLDVQVSMGHGQYDDKGILDALVTAIRAHPDVRVFNLSLADQQPVDSYTPVERRERLRSLQDLDCLVFETDVVVVVAAGNTLAGVVPTPAYPDHVEVQDWRLGVWASGFNTLVCGSYVGRLGIGGLAQLGWPSPFTRIGPGIAGAPVPGYSAAGGNSNAAHRFVPGLGEWVCTDVGRWEDHSGTSFAAPLLAREAAFGFDLLQHYCQQGARPFGVTLKAFLALAAISPQVPAHVQPLTQRTLGRGATSAARLRTPDPNRAVMLWQGTIDGPSDEVSVQLPIPSDWLNDAQKPVLRLIACWDPPVNEAARGIWASRRVSTKLRRGPDEKAERGGRGNHVSYPLLERSYDLQKAVGLTSIDGDIWLVELAYDEIADYRAGTDFTPQQRVAFAAELCDLGENPTSPQAAMQALPIAATMQRLSVPPAAVRAPIVLKSRF